One Ahaetulla prasina isolate Xishuangbanna chromosome 1, ASM2864084v1, whole genome shotgun sequence DNA window includes the following coding sequences:
- the RRM2 gene encoding ribonucleoside-diphosphate reductase subunit M2: MISTRNPLSLRNEQQPQFSPKKKVPLNDKENTPPSLNATRVLASKTARKIFREPGAEAEVPKGAKLLPSNNVQDEPLLRDNPHRFVIFPIQYHDIWQMYKKAEASFWTAEEVDLSKDLQHWDSLKPEEKYFISHVLAFFAASDGIVNENLVERFSQEIQVTEARCFYGFQIAMENIHSEMYSLLIDTYIKDSKEREFLFNAIETLPCVKKKADWAMRWIGDKEATYGERVVAFAAVEGIFFSGSFASIFWLKKRGLMPGLTFSNELISRDEGLHCDFACLMFKHLVHKPTEEKVREIITNAVTIEQEFLTEALPVNLIGMNCILMKQYIEFVADRLILELGFNKIFKAENPFDFMENISLEGKTNFFEKRVGEYQRMGVMSSPADNSFTLDADF, from the exons ATGATCTCGACTCGTAATCCTCTCTCCCTTCGGAATGAGCAGCAGCCCCAGTTCTCGCCCAAGAAGAAGGTGCCTTTGAACGACAAAGAGAACACG CCCCCCTCACTTAACGCCACCCGGGTCCTGGCGAGCAAGACGGCGCGGAAGATATTTCGGGAGCCGGGCGCCGAAGCG GAGGTGCCTAAAGGAGCGAAGCTGCTTCCATCAAACAATGTGCAAGATGAGCCTCTCTTAAGGGACAATCCTCaccgttttgttatttttcctatTCAATACCATGACATCTGGCAAATGTACAAGAAAGCAGAGGCGTCATTCTGGACAGCTGAAGAG GTGGATCTTTCTAAAGATCTTCAGCACTGGGATTCCTTAAAACCAGAAGAGAAGTATTTCATTTCACATGTCTTGGCATTCTTTGCTGCAAGTGATGGTATTGTCAATGAAAACTTG GTGGAGCGATTCAGCCAAGAAATACAAGTCACAGAAGCACGCTGTTTCTATGGCTTCCAGATTGCCATGGAGAACATTCATTCAGAAATGTATAGTTTACTTATTGATACTTACATTAAGGATTCTAAAGAACG GGAATTTCTGTTCAATGCTATTGAAACCCTGCCATGCGTGAAAAAGAAAGCTGATTGGGCCATGCGATGGATTGGGGACAAAGAAGCCACTTATG GAGAGCGTGTAGTAGCATTTGCTGCAGTTGAAGGAATATTCTTTTCTGGCTCTTTTGCATCAATATTTTGGCTGAAGAAACGAGGTCTAATGCCTGGACTTACTTTTTCTAATGAGCTGATTAGTAGAGATGAG GGCTTGCATTGTGATTTTGCTTGTCTAATGTTCAAACATTTGGTGCACAAACCAACTGAGGAAAAAGTGAGGGAGATCATCACAAATGCTGTCACAATAGAGCAG GAATTTTTGACAGAAGCATTACCTGTAAACCTAATCGGCATGAACTGCATTTTAATGAAGCAGTATATTGAATTCGTAGCAGACAGACTGATCCTGGAATTAGGTTTTAACAAG ATATTCAAGGCTGAGAATCCATTTGACTTTATGGAGAATATCTCTCTGGAAGGCAAGACTAATTTCTTTGAAAAGCGTGTAGGAGAATATCAAAGGATGGGTGTGATGTCAAGTCCTGCAGATAACTCATTCACTTTGGATGCAGATTTCTAA